The proteins below are encoded in one region of Spirochaetota bacterium:
- a CDS encoding class I SAM-dependent methyltransferase encodes MDTKGIIEPYTAISSVYDHLLKHVDYDSWYYYIRSIMLKHIESPKRILELGCGTGRFGVKFSRDNFLIYGMDKSIDMLRIAKLRAFKGFHIFCGDMTNFHLSKPFDFIFSVHDTMNYLIQYKDIRMVLSSVKKIMHESSVFLFDITTEYNIKKYFDKKTLKYKIKDMGIEWSNKYDAREKLIYSYLKLNKNSGVEVTERHKQRIYTVDEMQGLIEQENFHIIDVFGDYSFSPVKRDTIMINFIIKK; translated from the coding sequence ATGGATACAAAAGGAATAATCGAGCCCTATACAGCCATTTCATCTGTATATGATCATCTACTTAAGCATGTAGATTATGATAGTTGGTATTACTATATTCGTTCCATAATGCTAAAACACATCGAGTCTCCCAAAAGAATACTTGAACTGGGTTGTGGAACAGGGAGGTTTGGTGTAAAATTCTCTAGAGATAATTTTTTAATCTATGGGATGGATAAATCCATCGATATGCTTAGGATTGCGAAACTGAGAGCCTTTAAGGGCTTCCACATTTTCTGTGGAGATATGACGAATTTTCACCTCTCAAAACCCTTTGATTTTATCTTCTCTGTACATGATACAATGAATTATCTTATTCAGTACAAAGATATTAGAATGGTTCTTAGTTCTGTAAAAAAGATCATGCATGAAAGCAGCGTATTTTTATTTGATATAACAACTGAGTATAATATAAAAAAATATTTCGATAAAAAAACATTGAAATATAAAATCAAAGATATGGGAATAGAATGGAGCAATAAATATGATGCAAGAGAAAAACTTATATACTCATATCTAAAACTTAATAAGAACAGTGGTGTTGAAGTCACTGAGAGGCATAAACAACGAATCTATACAGTAGATGAGATGCAGGGTTTAATCGAACAGGAAAATTTTCACATAATAGACGTATTTGGCGATTATTCATTCTCCCCAGTAAAGCGGGATACAATAATGATCAATTTTATAATAAAAAAATGA
- a CDS encoding methyltransferase domain-containing protein: protein MNRAKEQFLSIIKSDKIKQNVIHAFMNFEQKDFFDPIFKKNYYTNESIPIGFGEMSDPLITLLKMISYLSPKKKFRILEIGTGSGYSTAILSSLVQEIVTVEYHERLAGKAKERLKQLKIDNVRVFYGDGARFDKGMGIFDAVIIWAACSRRPITLIEHIKDKGLIVFPMGPVHQQQITILRNEGDEESDQMFKITFHDFCTFTPLKGVYGID, encoded by the coding sequence ATGAATAGAGCAAAGGAACAATTTCTTTCGATAATAAAGAGTGATAAGATAAAGCAGAATGTTATTCATGCTTTTATGAATTTTGAGCAGAAAGATTTCTTCGATCCAATATTCAAGAAAAACTATTATACAAATGAATCTATTCCAATTGGGTTTGGAGAGATGAGTGACCCCTTAATTACTCTCTTGAAGATGATAAGCTATCTCTCACCTAAAAAAAAATTTCGAATACTTGAGATTGGCACCGGTTCCGGTTATTCAACAGCTATTCTTTCCTCTTTGGTGCAAGAGATAGTAACTGTTGAATATCATGAAAGGTTAGCAGGGAAGGCAAAGGAGAGATTGAAACAATTAAAAATAGATAATGTGAGGGTCTTTTATGGGGATGGCGCCAGATTCGACAAAGGAATGGGAATTTTTGACGCAGTTATCATTTGGGCTGCATGTAGTCGAAGGCCAATAACATTGATTGAACATATTAAAGATAAGGGATTAATTGTCTTTCCAATGGGGCCAGTTCATCAGCAACAGATAACAATATTGAGAAATGAAGGCGATGAAGAATCTGATCAGATGTTCAAGATTACATTCCATGATTTCTGCACATTCACTCCCCTAAAGGGGGTATATGGTATAGACTAG
- the dnaB gene encoding replicative DNA helicase produces MDVGNLPPQDLDAETSCLASILMNKDALLKVTGILSAGDFYLDRHRIIYEAIIELERRNLPVDLITLKQQLSDLNRFDKIGGDPAIVELYRSASTSVNAEYYAKRVKELSLRRRLIAVSTDVVEKCYDMARDTDELIDEVEHDVFRVTERRITSDLKSIDDILNETMVDIRKMYETKKPITGIPTGFADLDVILSGLHKSDLIIVASRPSMGKTSLALNMANHIALKEMGAVLFFSLEMPATQLGLRLLCIEAMIDSQRVRTGHISSDEFNKLFSVSGKLEKTPIYIDDTPAVSIFELRAKARRMAQRESLGLIVVDYLQLITSSIKTERHLQIAEISRALKQLARELSVPVLALSQLSRAVEARIDQRPQLSDLRESGSIEQDADVVIFIYREERVKKETDKKGRAELMISKHRNGPIGNVELKFWEKYTKFDDLDTIHSYEEAIPIESSTRPV; encoded by the coding sequence ATGGATGTAGGCAATCTTCCACCGCAGGATCTTGACGCTGAAACATCCTGCTTGGCATCAATCCTTATGAATAAAGATGCGCTATTAAAGGTCACTGGAATTCTCAGTGCCGGGGATTTTTATCTCGACAGGCATAGGATTATCTATGAGGCCATTATTGAGTTGGAGAGAAGAAATCTTCCTGTAGACCTTATTACCCTAAAGCAGCAATTGTCAGATCTTAATCGTTTTGATAAGATTGGGGGGGATCCTGCAATTGTTGAACTCTACCGCTCCGCTTCTACATCAGTTAATGCCGAGTATTATGCCAAAAGAGTCAAGGAGTTGAGCCTTCGTCGAAGGCTGATCGCTGTATCTACTGATGTAGTTGAGAAATGCTACGATATGGCAAGGGATACAGATGAGCTCATCGATGAGGTGGAGCATGATGTTTTTAGGGTAACTGAGCGGCGGATAACGTCAGACTTGAAGAGTATTGACGATATCTTGAATGAGACCATGGTTGATATTAGAAAGATGTACGAGACGAAAAAGCCTATTACTGGAATCCCCACAGGTTTTGCAGACCTTGATGTTATATTATCTGGTTTACACAAATCAGATTTAATTATTGTTGCTAGCAGACCATCAATGGGTAAGACTTCACTAGCCCTTAATATGGCCAATCATATAGCGCTTAAAGAGATGGGAGCTGTTCTTTTTTTTTCACTGGAGATGCCGGCTACGCAATTGGGGCTTCGACTTCTATGTATTGAAGCAATGATAGACTCCCAAAGGGTTCGGACTGGTCATATCAGTTCTGATGAATTTAATAAACTTTTTTCCGTTTCTGGAAAACTCGAAAAAACACCAATCTATATTGATGATACTCCTGCAGTAAGTATATTTGAGCTAAGGGCCAAGGCAAGAAGGATGGCCCAAAGGGAGAGTCTTGGTCTTATTGTTGTTGACTATCTTCAGCTTATTACTAGCTCAATTAAAACAGAGAGGCATTTGCAGATAGCTGAGATCTCTAGAGCCCTGAAGCAACTTGCAAGAGAGTTATCAGTCCCTGTATTAGCTTTATCTCAACTCTCCAGGGCTGTAGAAGCAAGAATCGATCAGAGGCCACAGCTATCTGACCTCAGAGAATCCGGATCAATTGAGCAGGACGCTGATGTTGTTATTTTTATCTATCGTGAGGAGAGGGTCAAGAAGGAGACCGATAAAAAGGGAAGAGCTGAACTCATGATATCAAAACATAGAAATGGTCCGATAGGGAATGTTGAATTGAAGTTTTGGGAGAAATACACTAAATTTGACGATTTAGACACTATTCACAGTTACGAAGAAGCTATTCCAATTGAGTCTTCTACCCGTCCAGTATAA
- the rplI gene encoding 50S ribosomal protein L9, protein MKVILQQDIQYLGEAGDIKEVSDGYARNYLLPKKLVILSNEVSKKAMEHQKRLIRRKKEKRRNRIEKLAESLTGIEVSMNAQVGEEGKLFGSVTSIDIAKKLKELGYEIDKRKIQLVEPIKHIGRYEVPIKLDEGFTAKVAIIVDKE, encoded by the coding sequence ATGAAAGTTATCCTTCAACAAGACATTCAATATTTAGGAGAAGCCGGTGATATCAAAGAGGTGTCTGATGGTTATGCAAGGAATTATCTGCTACCGAAGAAGTTGGTTATTCTATCCAACGAGGTAAGCAAGAAGGCCATGGAGCATCAGAAACGGTTGATCAGAAGGAAAAAGGAGAAGAGGAGAAATCGTATTGAGAAGTTGGCTGAATCCCTAACCGGCATTGAGGTATCAATGAATGCTCAGGTAGGGGAAGAAGGCAAGCTATTTGGTTCAGTAACTTCAATTGATATCGCTAAAAAGCTTAAGGAACTTGGATATGAGATCGATAAAAGGAAGATACAACTTGTTGAACCAATAAAGCATATTGGCAGATATGAGGTGCCAATAAAACTGGATGAAGGTTTTACAGCAAAGGTCGCAATTATTGTTGATAAGGAGTGA
- a CDS encoding DUF2232 domain-containing protein, with translation MVSIFIFILIGFFLLIGSAILSFKWSRNELILLYIAIGFILLIVIIDNDYLPFVLYPITIGVSAGITFRHKRSLQSYILLSSLLLTIILSSNYYILKIYKNIDLFANSKDKFIELIGQTPNISQSEVEVMQNRFDDLLEIVRDIIPFTYFLNSIFIAGFCFYLIKFFFIRYQSDIDIGVKDVEYYRLHDYSVFIFILGWLVVLLLKREENNILFVISLNVSLAMSVLYLIQGIGIIKFFLIKKGIPIFLLSVLFIIIFLLGIEYILFFSVILSSMGVFDLWLDFRKLMVKDEGQ, from the coding sequence GTGGTATCAATATTCATATTCATATTAATAGGATTTTTTTTATTAATTGGATCAGCAATCCTTTCCTTTAAGTGGTCTAGAAATGAGCTCATATTATTGTATATTGCTATTGGATTTATTCTTCTAATTGTTATAATTGATAATGATTATCTTCCTTTTGTTTTATATCCAATCACTATTGGTGTTTCTGCAGGTATTACTTTTCGGCATAAGAGATCATTACAGTCTTATATATTGTTATCCTCTCTTTTACTGACAATTATACTATCATCAAACTACTATATCCTAAAGATATATAAGAATATCGATCTATTCGCAAATTCAAAAGATAAATTTATTGAGCTTATTGGTCAAACTCCTAATATTTCACAGAGTGAAGTTGAGGTAATGCAAAACAGATTTGATGATTTGTTGGAAATAGTGCGTGATATAATCCCTTTTACATATTTTCTAAATTCAATCTTTATTGCTGGGTTTTGTTTTTATCTAATCAAGTTTTTCTTCATTCGATATCAGTCAGATATTGACATAGGTGTGAAGGATGTAGAGTATTATAGACTTCATGACTATTCTGTTTTTATTTTTATTCTAGGATGGTTGGTTGTCCTATTATTAAAGAGGGAGGAGAATAATATTCTCTTTGTTATTTCTTTGAATGTCTCCTTAGCGATGTCTGTCCTGTATCTTATTCAGGGAATTGGTATAATAAAATTTTTTTTGATTAAAAAGGGGATTCCCATTTTTTTGTTGTCTGTTTTATTTATTATTATTTTTCTTTTAGGTATTGAGTATATACTGTTTTTTTCTGTTATTTTATCAAGTATGGGTGTCTTCGATCTATGGTTAGATTTCAGAAAGTTGATGGTAAAGGATGAAGGCCAATAA
- a CDS encoding single-stranded DNA-binding protein — MPRDLNRVMLIGRLGRDPELRYTQTGSPVANFSIANNRSYTTSSGEKREEVNFFNCIAWSKLGEIIVEYCKKGRRIGIEGRLQQRSWDDKDGNKRSTVEIVVENFQFLDSKSTVDDNVIDDFVENSTQPSNNVSSHAFNENPFSDEDVPF, encoded by the coding sequence ATGCCTAGGGATTTGAATAGGGTAATGTTAATAGGTAGATTAGGGAGAGATCCAGAATTGAGATATACACAAACAGGATCTCCGGTAGCTAATTTTTCTATTGCAAACAATAGATCATACACTACCTCATCTGGTGAAAAGAGGGAGGAAGTTAATTTTTTCAATTGTATTGCTTGGAGTAAATTGGGAGAGATAATCGTTGAATATTGCAAGAAGGGCCGTAGAATTGGCATTGAGGGTCGACTGCAACAGCGTTCATGGGATGATAAGGATGGCAATAAGCGTTCAACTGTTGAAATAGTGGTTGAAAATTTTCAATTTTTGGATTCTAAGTCAACAGTTGATGATAATGTAATTGATGATTTTGTGGAAAATTCCACCCAGCCATCAAATAATGTTTCATCGCATGCATTTAATGAAAATCCATTTTCTGATGAGGATGTACCTTTCTAA
- the rpsF gene encoding 30S ribosomal protein S6, which yields MTYELTIILRISDSVETVKDRVNQILQKHEVSVLSEDSWDIKKLAYSIDNESEGYYLFMCIESKPSAIDRVKANFKLENDILRYLFIRFKEKKSA from the coding sequence GTGACTTATGAGCTAACAATTATTTTAAGAATATCAGACTCAGTTGAGACAGTGAAGGATCGAGTTAATCAGATTCTACAGAAGCACGAGGTATCGGTTCTATCTGAAGATAGTTGGGATATTAAAAAGCTTGCTTATTCTATTGACAATGAGAGTGAGGGTTACTACCTTTTTATGTGTATTGAGTCAAAACCCAGTGCTATAGATAGAGTTAAAGCGAATTTTAAGCTAGAAAATGACATCTTGCGGTATCTTTTTATTAGGTTTAAGGAGAAAAAATCTGCTTAA
- a CDS encoding trypsin-like peptidase domain-containing protein, with protein sequence MINFLCLNLYAGRHNGFNSLFIDAAKYAKPSVVSIIISQRLEKNGKRYLSKVGYGSGTIISKNGYVITNYHVLKKGNFFQVILYDGTECEILKLSHDKYYIADEKTDLALLKIEDVENISITPIVFEDSSNLLEGEWVLAIGSPFGLRQSITSGIVSSKGRNDIGFADIEDFIQTDVPINPGNSGGPLVNLYGKLVGINTAIRTISGGYQGISFAIPSNIVEQVCHELIKYGRVRRGWLGFLARDRRIHNTHGNGFVEVISVIRGSPADMAGICKGDIVKEVDGDRILNIAELIKAVGNKPVGAKLKITTSRDGELYDFCLILREKSIHQNIQRRLKRLFSIYGIELDENAKTGDVVVSYLSPMGIAYQNGLKRGDSVISLNKIDVSTLEKFVNVFYKSRCRIIQMAIYRDSRLYKIEFINNLGSDMLN encoded by the coding sequence ATGATTAATTTTTTGTGCTTGAATTTATATGCAGGAAGGCATAATGGATTCAATAGCCTTTTTATCGATGCCGCTAAGTATGCAAAACCTTCTGTTGTTAGCATAATTATTAGTCAACGATTGGAAAAAAATGGGAAGAGATATCTTTCAAAGGTCGGATATGGATCAGGTACCATTATATCAAAAAATGGATATGTTATTACAAACTACCATGTTTTAAAAAAGGGTAATTTTTTTCAGGTTATTTTATATGATGGAACAGAATGTGAGATACTTAAGCTTTCTCATGATAAATACTATATTGCTGATGAAAAGACTGATTTAGCCTTGCTTAAAATAGAGGATGTTGAAAATATTTCAATAACCCCGATTGTCTTTGAGGATTCCTCCAATCTATTAGAAGGAGAATGGGTGCTAGCAATAGGGAGTCCATTTGGGTTGAGGCAGTCTATCACCTCTGGGATTGTATCATCGAAAGGTAGAAATGATATAGGCTTCGCTGATATTGAAGATTTTATTCAGACTGATGTCCCTATCAATCCAGGGAATTCAGGCGGACCATTGGTCAATCTGTATGGTAAATTGGTGGGGATCAACACTGCAATACGAACAATTTCAGGTGGTTATCAGGGCATTAGTTTTGCGATTCCATCAAATATTGTTGAACAGGTTTGTCATGAGTTAATTAAATATGGACGGGTTCGTAGGGGATGGCTTGGATTTTTAGCCAGAGATAGGAGAATACATAATACGCATGGCAATGGCTTTGTTGAGGTGATATCAGTTATCAGGGGCTCTCCTGCTGATATGGCTGGAATATGTAAGGGTGATATTGTAAAGGAGGTTGATGGGGATAGAATTTTAAATATAGCGGAGTTAATAAAGGCAGTAGGGAATAAACCTGTTGGAGCCAAGCTGAAGATTACTACTTCAAGGGATGGGGAGCTATATGATTTTTGTCTGATACTTAGAGAAAAGAGTATTCATCAGAATATTCAGAGAAGACTCAAGCGTCTCTTTTCCATCTATGGTATTGAGCTTGATGAGAATGCAAAAACCGGGGATGTCGTTGTTTCATATCTATCTCCAATGGGGATAGCCTATCAGAATGGCTTAAAGCGGGGTGATTCAGTCATATCCTTGAATAAAATAGATGTTTCTACACTTGAAAAATTTGTCAATGTATTTTATAAGTCTAGATGCAGGATTATACAAATGGCTATTTATAGAGACTCAAGGTTATATAAAATAGAGTTTATTAACAATTTAGGATCGGATATGCTTAACTAA
- a CDS encoding glycerate kinase: MSKVRDDIKGIYTKAIEAANPAQAIKKQMRIENRKLILYSGEDPYKYFPLEKYKRILVVGAGKATASMARAIEEIFGDNIDVGCIIVKYGYTEGLKRIEIIEASHPLPDDHGLAGARRIRGLLMDAGEDDLVISLISGGGSALLPLPPDTILLEEKGETTNLLLRSGASIHEINSVRKHISLVKGGNLAKAAYPARVINLMISDVVGDDMDVIASGPFVPDNSSFNDAMSILKKYDIDQRVPGSVLDYIKSGIEGNVEENPGEDSAVFQRVTNHIIASNIIALRAAREESEGRGYNTIILSSFFEGETKDVAFFHYAIAKEIIESSNPISKPACVISGGETTVTVSGSGIGGRNMEFAMHGAVYINGSNNITLASVGTDGTDGPTDAAGAIVDGNTMRIAAQNGIDIYGYIENNDSYNLFKEVGGLVITGPTNTNVMDIRIMLLV, from the coding sequence ATGAGTAAGGTAAGGGATGATATAAAGGGAATTTATACAAAGGCTATTGAGGCAGCTAATCCTGCTCAAGCAATAAAGAAACAGATGAGAATTGAAAATAGGAAACTGATTCTGTATTCGGGTGAAGATCCATACAAATATTTTCCTCTTGAAAAATATAAAAGGATACTTGTAGTTGGAGCCGGCAAGGCCACTGCGTCAATGGCCAGGGCTATTGAAGAGATATTTGGTGATAATATTGATGTTGGGTGTATCATTGTGAAGTATGGTTATACAGAAGGGCTTAAGAGAATAGAAATAATCGAGGCCTCACATCCCTTGCCAGATGATCATGGATTAGCCGGCGCTAGAAGGATAAGGGGGTTGTTGATGGATGCAGGGGAGGATGATCTCGTTATTTCTCTTATATCAGGTGGTGGGTCCGCGCTCTTGCCCTTGCCCCCGGACACAATTTTACTTGAAGAGAAGGGGGAGACTACTAATCTCTTGCTTCGGAGTGGGGCCTCTATACATGAGATAAATTCCGTTAGGAAACATATTTCTTTAGTGAAGGGTGGAAATCTTGCCAAGGCAGCATATCCCGCAAGGGTAATCAATCTTATGATCTCGGATGTAGTTGGAGATGATATGGATGTTATTGCCTCTGGTCCCTTCGTGCCGGATAATTCATCATTTAATGATGCGATGTCTATCCTGAAAAAATATGACATAGATCAAAGAGTGCCTGGATCGGTTTTAGATTATATTAAATCAGGAATTGAGGGTAACGTTGAAGAGAATCCCGGTGAGGATAGCGCGGTCTTTCAGAGGGTAACAAATCATATTATTGCCTCGAATATCATTGCTTTAAGGGCTGCAAGGGAGGAGTCTGAAGGGAGGGGGTATAATACTATTATTCTTTCCTCCTTTTTTGAGGGAGAAACTAAGGATGTAGCTTTTTTCCATTATGCAATAGCAAAGGAGATAATAGAATCCTCAAATCCTATTAGTAAACCGGCATGTGTTATAAGTGGTGGTGAGACTACGGTTACTGTATCTGGAAGTGGTATTGGGGGTAGGAATATGGAGTTCGCCATGCATGGGGCAGTTTACATCAATGGTAGTAATAATATTACATTAGCTAGTGTGGGCACTGATGGCACTGACGGCCCTACTGATGCTGCCGGAGCAATTGTTGATGGAAACACTATGAGAATCGCAGCGCAAAATGGAATCGATATATACGGGTATATTGAGAACAATGACTCTTATAATCTTTTTAAAGAGGTTGGAGGCTTGGTAATTACGGGGCCTACCAATACAAATGTGATGGATATTAGAATAATGCTATTGGTGTAG
- a CDS encoding carbon starvation protein A, which yields MGSMWLILTAIIAFVIAYSLYGKYVGRKLGINPLRETPAHTIHDGIDYIPARAPVLLGHHFASIAGAAPIIGPIVAALFGWLPVMLWIFIGSIFMGAVHDFSALIASVRHGGRSIGEVIEEEIGYRGKILFLIFSWSALTLVVAVFIIVVSRTFESVPSAATASILFIAAALIIGFLLYKLNLPLAAATIIGIIMLAASLYIGYLFPINLSALTWTYILLGYIFVASTSPVWVLLQPRDYLNSFILYALMILSVIGIIYVNPEIKIPAFTSFKVEKLGYLFPILFVTVACGAISGFHSLVASGTSAKQLNNEKDAKLVGYGSMLIESLLAIVALITAAILIQDKYHELKQNPVEVFAYSLGNIMTPFGIDFESGKMFASLAVSAFALTSLDTAARLSRFAFQEFFYKKNSKHEDQSIFFKNRYLATLIGVVSAGLLVISGQGLNIWPIFGSANQLLSALALLSVTVWLTRHNKKKNMFIKIPMIVMFIITLSALVLMIVENINEKNFILTLIASILFLLAAILALEARNSIKDIK from the coding sequence ATGGGTTCCATGTGGCTTATTCTAACAGCAATTATAGCCTTTGTTATTGCCTATTCCCTGTATGGGAAATATGTTGGGAGAAAACTGGGCATAAACCCATTAAGGGAAACACCCGCCCATACGATACACGATGGGATCGACTATATTCCTGCAAGAGCCCCCGTTCTTCTGGGACATCACTTTGCCTCAATAGCTGGAGCCGCTCCAATTATCGGACCAATAGTAGCTGCCCTCTTTGGATGGTTGCCAGTTATGCTTTGGATATTTATTGGTAGCATATTTATGGGAGCAGTTCACGACTTTTCAGCCCTAATAGCCTCAGTCAGGCATGGTGGAAGGTCCATCGGCGAGGTCATCGAAGAGGAGATCGGATATAGGGGTAAAATACTCTTCCTTATATTCTCATGGTCAGCCCTTACCCTTGTAGTAGCGGTCTTCATTATTGTGGTTTCAAGAACCTTTGAGTCGGTCCCTTCCGCTGCAACTGCGTCTATACTCTTTATTGCTGCTGCGCTGATTATTGGCTTTCTTCTATATAAATTAAACCTGCCCCTTGCTGCAGCCACTATTATTGGGATTATTATGCTTGCTGCTTCACTCTATATAGGATATCTATTCCCAATCAATCTATCAGCATTAACATGGACTTATATATTATTGGGATACATCTTCGTCGCTTCAACTTCACCAGTCTGGGTGCTGCTTCAACCAAGGGATTATCTTAATTCTTTTATATTATATGCTCTAATGATTCTAAGCGTTATCGGGATAATCTACGTAAATCCTGAGATAAAAATTCCTGCTTTTACGTCTTTTAAGGTTGAGAAACTCGGATATCTCTTCCCAATACTCTTCGTTACTGTGGCATGCGGCGCTATCTCAGGATTCCACTCACTGGTAGCATCAGGCACCTCGGCAAAGCAACTAAACAACGAAAAGGATGCCAAACTTGTGGGATATGGATCAATGTTAATCGAATCTCTTCTGGCAATCGTTGCCCTAATAACAGCTGCCATTCTAATCCAAGATAAATATCACGAATTAAAACAGAATCCTGTTGAGGTATTTGCATATAGTCTTGGCAACATTATGACCCCCTTTGGAATCGACTTTGAGTCTGGCAAGATGTTTGCCTCCCTTGCGGTTTCAGCTTTTGCCCTAACCTCTCTGGATACTGCTGCAAGACTTTCAAGGTTTGCCTTTCAGGAATTTTTCTACAAAAAAAATTCTAAACACGAAGATCAATCGATTTTTTTTAAAAATAGATATTTGGCAACACTTATCGGTGTAGTTAGCGCTGGTCTGCTAGTTATTAGCGGTCAGGGCTTGAATATCTGGCCAATCTTTGGATCAGCCAACCAGTTGTTATCTGCCCTTGCTTTGCTATCGGTTACGGTATGGTTGACCAGGCATAATAAAAAGAAAAATATGTTTATAAAAATTCCTATGATCGTAATGTTCATTATAACGCTCTCCGCCCTTGTTTTGATGATCGTAGAAAATATCAACGAAAAGAATTTTATTCTTACACTGATTGCATCCATCCTATTTCTATTAGCAGCTATATTAGCTCTTGAGGCACGAAACAGCATTAAAGACATAAAATGA
- a CDS encoding UDPGP type 1 family protein has translation MRILYTKDVNTTMISFTGFDKTINNVYKFNQDHVFQYWSDLTDEGKTTLLKELSMVDFELMNKLYHQREIKIAYNLEFDPAPYIPLPKSKRDIEEFEKAREAGIKYIGKGKVAALLVSGGQGTRLGFHGPKGLYPIGPVSDKSLLRIHAEKILKYSEKYGVSIPWCIMTSLDNHDDTVRYFDENRFFNLNKGDVIFFSQKMIPSLNSEGKLILKSKNSIFMNPDGHGGTLTALHASGVLDDLDGRGIESISYFQVDNPMMRIIDPVFIGFHIINNSDVSSKAVRKLTSTEKVGVFVKFNNGKLGVVEYSDLSLDKQNAIDDDGGLKFCMGSIAIHIFNISFVKAITSGKTISLDYHLAKKKIEAYQMEGNVEIDGFKFEKFIFDSLTLTEKNTILETLREDEFAPVKNKSGVDSPETAKELMSNLFRRWLTSKSCEIPDETKMIEISPLLAVEPDDLHDNITIPPEEKVYLE, from the coding sequence GTGCGAATACTCTATACTAAGGATGTCAATACAACGATGATCTCATTTACTGGTTTTGATAAAACAATTAACAATGTTTATAAATTCAATCAGGATCATGTTTTTCAATATTGGAGCGATTTAACTGATGAGGGGAAGACTACGCTGCTTAAAGAATTATCAATGGTAGATTTTGAACTCATGAACAAGCTTTATCATCAAAGAGAAATAAAAATCGCATATAATCTTGAATTTGATCCAGCTCCATATATACCCTTACCAAAGTCAAAAAGGGATATTGAGGAATTTGAGAAAGCAAGGGAGGCTGGCATTAAATATATTGGCAAGGGTAAAGTCGCTGCCCTTCTCGTATCCGGGGGTCAGGGCACAAGGCTTGGTTTTCATGGCCCTAAGGGATTGTATCCAATAGGTCCGGTGAGCGATAAATCTCTACTGAGGATTCATGCAGAAAAGATATTGAAATATTCAGAAAAGTATGGCGTTTCTATACCATGGTGCATTATGACCTCCTTGGATAATCATGATGATACTGTAAGATACTTCGATGAGAATAGATTCTTTAATCTTAATAAAGGGGATGTCATATTCTTTTCTCAAAAAATGATCCCTTCATTGAACTCAGAAGGGAAGTTGATACTAAAAAGCAAGAATTCCATATTCATGAATCCTGATGGACATGGGGGAACCCTAACTGCCCTTCATGCTTCCGGGGTCCTAGACGATCTGGATGGTCGAGGGATTGAATCCATATCATATTTTCAAGTGGACAATCCGATGATGAGGATAATCGATCCAGTCTTTATTGGATTTCATATTATAAATAATTCCGATGTATCGAGCAAAGCTGTAAGAAAGCTGACATCTACAGAAAAAGTTGGTGTATTTGTTAAATTCAATAATGGGAAACTAGGTGTAGTTGAATATTCAGATTTATCTCTAGATAAACAGAATGCCATTGATGATGACGGAGGGCTGAAGTTCTGTATGGGAAGCATAGCCATCCATATCTTTAACATATCCTTTGTAAAAGCTATAACCTCAGGGAAAACAATTTCCCTTGACTATCATCTTGCAAAAAAGAAGATCGAGGCTTATCAAATGGAAGGTAATGTAGAGATTGACGGATTCAAATTTGAAAAATTCATCTTCGATTCACTTACCTTAACAGAAAAAAATACAATATTGGAAACACTAAGAGAAGATGAGTTCGCTCCGGTAAAGAATAAAAGCGGTGTTGATTCTCCAGAGACTGCAAAGGAGTTGATGAGTAATTTATTCAGGAGATGGTTGACAAGCAAATCTTGTGAGATTCCTGATGAGACCAAGATGATTGAGATATCCCCCTTGTTAGCCGTAGAACCCGATGATCTGCATGATAACATCACTATTCCTCCAGAGGAGAAGGTCTATCTGGAATAG